TGCCGACCGAGTTGAACATCAACATGGAGGGTGGCCTTGGATCTATTCAGGCCTTCGCCGATCCGCAACGCAACCGATCTGTCATCCTCGTCACGACGACTGGCGACTGGAAGCTGGTGGACCCCCTGTTCAGCTACATCGCGGCTTCGGACCGTAACTGGTTGGGGCTGACCGGGGACGTGCTCGCAGCAGGCGAGGCAGGCACGCCGACCAATGTGGCGATCCGAACGACCAGCGACAGCCTCGCGCCGACTCAGACCAGCGGCAGTTCGGGTGGGTGGCTTAAATACGGCCTTATAGGTGGCGGCGTGCTCGCGGTCATTGCGGTCTTGGCCGTGATCGTGGCTTTACGTCGGCCCAAACCCGTTGACGTCGATGAATAGTCTGCCGACGAAATCGGCGATCAGCTAGCTTCCCCCAGCGGCCCGGGCATCGGCAAGGTGATCGGCCAGTCGGACTCCCAGCGCGATCCCGACGAGCGTCGGGTTGGCCTGACTCGAAGTGGGAAGCACCGAAGTGCTCGCCACGTACAGTCCGCGTACCCCGTGGACCTGCAGGTCGGAATCCACCACGCCGTCCTCGGCAGATTCGGACATACGCGTTGTCCCGGCCTGGTGGTAGCCGGCGAACCCGCGCATGAACTCCCGTACCGAACCTTCGGGATCGTCGGTGAGCCACTCCACGTTTCCGGCACCGGTGGCACGCAAGTGGGCGTCGATGAGTTCGATTGCCTTGCGGGCGCTTTCGTAGTCGGCGTCCGAAAAGTGCATATGCGTCCGGACTTTACGCATGCCGAGTGCGTCGCGCTCCTCGGTGAGTTCGACCCGACTCTCCCAGTGCGGTAGATGCTCACCGTGGTAGTGGAGCAAATACCGGTTGTCGGCGCTTTTGATGAAAAAGCCCGGCGCCTTGCGCCCCTTGCGGAGGAGGCGGGCGTAGGAAAATGTGATCGCGAACCGGATGGACGGGATCAGATCGCGCACGATGTTGCGGACGTGGGCCATGATTTGCGGTGGACCCTCGGTCTTGGTGTGGGCCTCACGAATCGCCTCGGCGAGCAGGAAACGACCCACCGGGGAGATCAGAGTCAGGTAGACCCCGACAGGATCCCGCTTCCGTGTCCCGGGTCGCTGATCGGCGGATTGACCAACCAGGTTGCGGCATTGGGGATTTCGAGCTCGCGCTGCAGTTGCGGACTGAAGGTGAACCGTCGCCGGACGTACACGCCGTCGCGGTCACGCTCGTGCTCGTAGATGACGTCGTCGGTGTTGAATTTCACGCGGGCGAATCGGCCCTCGGTATGGGCCATATACCAGCGCCCCAGATGCCCACCCGCGTTGCCCAGCCCCGCCGGATGATGGCGGTCTGATGCGAGCAGCAGCCGGGTTGCCTCCACGCCGCCCGTCGCGATGACGTAATCGTTTGCGACCACCTTTCCTTCCTTACCGTCAAGGGTTTTGACGACGAGGTGATCCACGGCGTCGCCGCGCTCGGTGGTCACGACCTCTGTGCAGGTCAGGCCGGTCCACAGCGACAACAACGGGCTGTCGTGCATGGCGTCGCGGTACTCGCGGCCGAAGCGCGTCGGTAGTGCCCAGCGTTCGAGGTCACTGGTGCGCACGTCACCGTCGGGCAGTCCGGCGACCAGATCGCGTTGCGCCAGTTCGGGAATGTCTCGCACGTTGAAGGCCGCCCGGCCGCACTGCGCCCAATCACAGGCGCGTTGCATATAAGGCTCGACATCGGAGTGCCGGATGGGCCACGGCGCCTGTGCCGTCAGCGGTCGGTCCTCGAAGTCGATCGGGTCGAACGCGACACAACGCCCACCCCATAACGCCGACGCGCCGCCCACCGCGCGGCGGACGGTCAGATCGCTGCGGGCATGGAAGACGTCGTCTTGTCGCGAGTCGAACGACGCCAACTGCTGTGCGGTGTCATCGGCGCGCTCCAGACCGCTTTCGATGAGCGCCACCTCGACACCGGACTTCGCGAGTTCCAATGCGGTGGAGATACCGATCGGACCGGCGCCGACGACAACGACGTCCGTCCTGATCGTCGTACCCGCGACGAAATCCTCGGTCTTGCGCACCATCCGGCCACTGAGCCGGAACTCCGCGGCGAGTTCCAGGAACCGGGACAACGTCTCGGCATCGTAAGGCGACGCGACGGCGTCGGCCGCTTGGGCGATGCGCTTGGGGTCGGTGGTGCTGTAGAGGATCGCGCGGGATTCCGTTGCCGTGGTGGCTGATCCAAGAAGCAGCTTCGCCAAAACGCCGGGAGCCAGCGGGTCGAGCTGCAGAGCATCACGCCACTGGCTCGCCATTCGGGTATCGGCCTGCAACGCGGAAGAGATCATCTCGAGTGGCCGATTCAGGACACCGAACGTGATATCAGACGCACGCGGCGACGGATGGAGCACGTCGCTGCGAAGCTGGTCCACCGCCTCGGGACCGAACCGTCCAACGAAATCCACCTCGAGGTCCTCGTCCTGAGACACCCCCCAGGCGCGGATCTTGCCCTGCTGGCGAGCGCGCTCGAAGAACTCGCGGAGCTCGTCGGTGGCCACGGTGTCCATGTGCCGCGGGCCGTGCACGAACAGGATGTCGACGTAATCCACCCCCAGCGCGGTGAGGCTTTCGTCGAGACTGCGTGCCGCGATGGCGGCGTCGTACGCCCGGGGGATCGGGGCCGGGGCCTGGCGGCTCTTGACGGCCGCCCGCAACGCGGGTGCTTTACGAAGCAGCGCCCGCGCGGGAGCCTGAAACCGGGCCAGCCGGCTGGCGAGGCCACCGACGGGGGTGCCGAATTTAGTGCCGATGGTGACACGGTCTCTGTCGATGGTGCGCAAGAACGCACCTAGCTCAGCCTCTGCCATCCCGAGTCCGTACATACGCGCGGTGTCGAAATGGGTCATCCCGCTGTCGACTGCGCTGCCCAGGACAGCCATTCGCTCCTTGCGGGAGGGTGACTGCATCAAGCCACCGCATCCGAATCCGACCGCGCTCACGCTTAACTGCGGTCCCTGGAGTTCAACCCGCCCTAACACCCAGCCCCCGTATGCCCGAGCGAAACGCCTGGTCGCCACCGCGGATACATCTCCGTAGGCTATGAGGAGAGCCGGGTCAGGCGCAATCTTTCTGTCCAGTGTGCCGACATCTGGTTTGCCACGAACGGTCCGCGAGTCGACATTGGTCACCATCGCGGCACGGCTTCGAACTGGTCAATTCTGGCAAGTGCTCGGCACGGTGTTGGTCCTGGTCTGCGCGGCTAAAGACTTTGCGGACGGTAGCTCTCGAGCAAGAGTTGGCCGCTGGTCCGCAACCCTAAACCTTGTGAAAAATGTTGGTGCCTAGACACTTTGAGTTTGGGTCTGCCATGAATGTGACGAAACCAATTGTCGCTGCGGCCTGCGCTGAACGGGGACATCACGCACTCTTTCCGGGCGTCATCCGTCTGCCGACCGGCGACGGACGGCCTGCTCTGCGAGGGCTATTCATATCGGCGCTTTCGAATCTCGCGGTGACCGCGCAGTGCTATGCTCCGTTCGCATTGGGGCCATTCCGGGGGGTGAGCGTTGGGCGATCACTTGGGGTCTCTCCCTGTGCAACGACTCGACGAGCAATGCTCTATGGGTGAGTGGTCCTCCCCGCGTGAAAAGTAAAGCCAGCGAGTGTTTTCGATGCCTGGTCGGGGCGGGCTCGGTTGGGTTGGGCGGCAATTCTCAACGCCGAAGTCGTATATTGAAAGCTGGCTTATCAGGCGATGCGAAAGCGATTAAGTCCATGCCGGTAACTAAGGGGCGATTCATGATCACACCGTTCGGATCGGCGCTTCGATGACGACTGCCGGGGCCGTGATGGTCACGGGCAGTGCGGGTTTCATCGGCAGTGCGCTGGTCTCGCACCTGCGCGAGATCGGCCGACCCGTGGTGGGAATCGACCGTGACGCCAAGCCGGCCGCTCACTCGCTGCGTCTGGATCTGAAGACCATCACCGCGGCTGACCTGCCCCGGCCGTGCCCGCCGACGATCGTGCACCTGGCCGCGCTGTCCAAGGAACCCGGATTTCCGTGGCGGGACTACTTCGCCAACAATGCCGAGGCGACACGTCGCCTGTGCCACGCCGCCGGTGAAGCGGGTGTGGACAACATCGTCTTCACCAGTTCGATGATGGCCTTTGCTTCTGGTCCGTGGCGCCGTAGCGAAAGCGACTTCGGCGACGCCGACACCGCGTACGGCGCCAGCAAGCTGCAGGCAGAGGAGATCCTGCGGACGTGGCAGGCCGAGAAACCGGGACGGCGCCTGCGCATCGTGCGTCCGGGTGTGGTGTTCGGCCCCGGCGACACCGGCAACATGCGGCGGTTGATCCGCGGCCTCAGCAAGGGCCGCTTCGCCTACATCGGCCGCGACGACACCGTGAAAAGCTGTATCTACCTCAAAGACATGGTTCGGCTGTTGACCCTGCTCACCGAAGACGACGGGCCGCACGTGACCTACCACGCTGTCTATCCGCAGCCGACCACGATCCACGACCACGTCGACGCCATCAACGCGGCCTGGGGATGGGACCGCCACCCGCGGACTGTTCCCTACCGCCTCGCCCTGGCGGCGGCCACGCCGTTCGCGGTGGTCGATCCGACGGGAGCACGTTTCGGCCTGCACCCCAGGCGTATCCAGAAACTGCAGTTCGATACCAACATCAGCTCGGAGCGTCTCGCCGACATCGGCTTCACCGCTCAGTATTCGCTTCGCGAGGCCTTCGCCGACTGGCGGCAGGACTGCGGCGGCGGGTTGCCGCAGTGAGCGGGACCTCAGCGCGGTGGCCTGACGGGCTCCACAGCTGAGACCGGAAGAGGCGCTCCAGGGGTGCTGACCGGATCGACGGGCTTGCCGATCACCTCGTAGACGCGGAACATCTCGTCGCTGGTCGCGCCGTCTGCCGAGTAGATCAGCCTGCCGATCCCCGCGCCGGTAGACCATAGGTCAGGGTAGCGGCGGTTGATCGCGTCGGGGATATTGAGCCGGGGATTGGTCGCCACGATATAGCGGATTCCCATGTCCCACGGTCGATTCAAGGCCGCCGAGAAATCGTAGTCACTGGTGATCACGAACTGCTTCGGATGGTCCGAGGACAGCCAGACCCCCCAGGCCAAAAAGGTGTCCATCAACACCGCGCCGTCCGGAAGCTTCTTCGCGTCGAGCCAGGCGGCGAGTTGTCGCTCACTGATCAGCCGCCGGCGTGCGGATTGCTTCTCCGGAGGATGGCCGACCGGATCGACCAGAGAGATGAAGCTCGATTCCAACTGCCCGTAGGCGATGTCCTCGTTGACGATGAGCGGTGTCGTCACCGGGATCGCCACCACCACCGACGCGGTGAGCAGTACAGCGGCGGCTTGGGTGGAACGCCTATCGGCCGTGCTGCGGGCAGCGCCCGGCCGCGCCGATGTCCAACAGGCAACCGCGATGCAGACCACCATCGGGATCGCCAGCAGGTAGAAGCGGAACCATCCGAACGTCATTGAGAGATGTTGTGCCACAGCGGCGAAGGTCAAGGTGGCGCCTAGGACCGCGACTGGAACGACAGTGCTGACCTGCTGTCGCAATACCCCGACCAGAACCGCCATGGCGACGGCGATACCCGTCAGAGGCTGCATGCCGAAGAGGCGTGCGGCGATGACCAGCCATCCGGAACCGGGGTCGCCGCGGCCCACGTGTGCCAGCCGTTGAGCCACCTGGCTGCTGTTCCCGTACTGGGACGAGAAGGTGGCGAACAGTTCGCCGTTGATGATCCAGCCCGTTACTGCCCATACGAGGATGGCAGTGGCAATGGGGAAACCGATGATGGCGAGATTGAGGACGGTCGACTGGACACGGTCGGAATACCGCGAACGGTGCCAGGTGACCGCGCCCACCAGAAGAGCGGCGCCGGCGGCTGCCGGGACCACCTCATAGCGGGTGAGATATCCACACCCCAACGCGATGCCGGCCCAGGCGAGGTCCCCTACGCGCTCGCTGTCGCACCATCGCATCAAGTGACGTACAGCCCACACCAGGCAGAACATTTCCGCGGCCTCGCTCAGGCCGGAGCCGCCGTACAAAATGATCATCGGGTGCAGGGCCACCGCGCCGACGGCGACCCACCGCCACGCCGTCGGGAGTCCGCGGTCGAGCGCGATACCCCGGACCATGAGCGCGGCGCCGGCCATGAACAGCGAGCTCTGGATGACTCCGGCGATCCCGTAGTACTTCAGCGCCGGCCACCAGTGACTGAGTGCCACGAACGGTATGTCGACCATGCTGGGCAGCGGATTCCAGACGAACCCGATGGCCGACAGGTGTGGATCGCGGGCATAGATCGCAAACCCGGCGTTGGCTACCCGATTGGGTGCGTCCGGCTCGAAGATGTTGTACCGCAGCACCAGAACGGTCCCGACCGCACAGTAGAGCGCAGTCAAGACGGTGAAGAGCAGCAACCCCGGCCAGCGCGTGCTGCCCTGGGCCGACTGGTCGGAGTCGGCCTGGATCGGGGCGGCTACGACCGTGGTCACAGCTCTGGGCTGGTGGTGGTACGCCTGCGTAGCCGGATCACCAGAACTGTTGCGGCGATGACGAGCGCGGCGGTGCCGATGCCGAGACTGAGCCACGCCCACCATTTCCAGGCGGCGCCGGGATTGGGCTGGCGGGCCATCGGGCCACCCTCGTTGATGGACATGTTCACCGTACGGCCCTGCGATCCGGTGGCGACCACGTCGCCGACGACTGATGCCCAATGATTGGGCAGGCCGCGGATGTAGTCGAACGACGCGTCGACCAGGGACCAGTCGCCGGTGGCCGAGATGGCCAGCACCGTGCGGTTGTTGGAGGTGAACGCCTGGATGGCACCGACCTGGCCGTTGATATTGAGATCGGTGGCGGGGTCGCCGTTGACGCCGACGTCGCTTGCTCCGTTGGGAACCAGCGGAGCCTTCATGCCTGCCTTGGACAGAGCGGCACCGCTGGTGACGGCCAACAATCCGGTGCCGGAACTGGACGCTTGACCGAAAGTCGTCACCTTCGGGCGCAGGGTCACCGACGTCTGCTGCGCCATCAGATTGATGGCCTGCGCGGCGTACCTGATGTATTCGGGACTGTCCAGTGTCACGTAGAAGTCAGGGGTGAATGCCATTGGCAGTACCGGGAATCCGCCGCGGTTGTTGGTACCCGGCGTAACGGTGACGGTCGATTGCCCGTCCAACGCGAACGTCATGCGGTCATTGAGGGGGGCGCACTCCTGCTGTGGAATGTAGCGAAGCTCTAGTGCGAGTCCGACGTTCGAGGCGATCTCTTCCGGAGGGATCACGCCGCTGATGTCCAGTGTTCCCGAATTGTCCAGCCGGTGAGTGGCCAAAACCGTTGATCCCGAACGGATCAGCACCGATGCCTGGCCGCTGCCGACCGGGGTGTACTTGGCCATCAGGTGGACGCTGGCACTGCTGATCGGGCCCGCGCCGAAGGCGCTCACGTCAAAGCCGGCGTAGATGGTGGTGACCCCGAGGACCGAGGCCTGGCCGTTGACGCCGAGCTGGTCAAAGGTCTTGGTGTTGCTCGACAGTGTGGTGTCGTCCTTGGATGACAGCACAACGGCTGCCGGTGCCTGGGCCAAATTTGTTCTCTGGTCGACGAATAGCTGCACCTGTCGAGCCAGTGTCTGTCCGGTGCCGCTGATCACCAGCGTGGCCGCGGGCGTGCCGGCGTTTTCGACGATCACCCCTGGCTGGCTGTTGTCGCGGATGTCGATCACCCGCACAGTGGGTTCCGTTGCGGGTGCGATGTCCTGGGTGGTGACGTCGATGCGGACCGGCATCGGACGGTACTTCTTGGTCAACTGTGCCACTAGGTCCAGTGCCGCCTGCTGCTGAACGTAGGTCGGATTCGGGCCGACGTTGATCAGGATCTTGTCGAGAAAGCTTGGCAGGTAGTCGGCTACCGATGCCGGGTCGGTCGGCGGCCCGGCGAACGAACTGGCGAGCTGGCTGATCGAAAGCGCCGGTATCTGCGTGCAATTGTTGACGTTCTGGTTGTTGTCGCGGATGACGAAGCTCAGCTTGGCCATGCCGTTGGCGACGAGCGCTGGGGTGATGTCGATTTCGAACGGTACGGTCGTCGCGTCGGCAGGTACCGGGATGGTGCCGAGTACCATGCCGCGGTCGTCGAGAACGTCCACCCGCCCGCTGACCACGTTGACGACCGCGCCGATGACGCCACTGAGCGTCGTCGGCACCGTGCCGGCCGGGACCGGGATCGCGGTCTCGCTGGGTTGATTGGCTCCCAGTAGATCGATCCTGTCCGGCAACCCCAGCTGGGGCCATCCGATCAACCGTGGTGGCTCGGGTGCGGGCTCAGTGGAGATCACCTCGACCACGTCACTGTCCGGATCTGCCGACGCGGGCGCGAGCGCGCTGCCCAGCATCGGTGCCGCAAGCAGAACCGACACCATACTCACGGTGCCGAGTCTGGCGAAAAGTGTTCTCACGAAAGATTTCCCGTCGACTCGGGGACAGTGTGTTTTTCGGACAAGCCGTGGACGGTCTTCTCCCAGAAACACGGCTTGGTCACCAACTGATAGAACGCCTTCACCGCCGCGATGGATTGCAGGAACCAATACAGCGGGACCAGCGCAGCCGCCCACCAGAGGTGGGGTTTACCCAACGCCTGCGCGACGATGAGGCCGACGAAGACCGACATCGGTGCACCGATGAGAAGCAGAATCAGACAGACGTAATAGGTCATCGGTGGGAACACCACTTCGACGGCGTGGGGCCGGCCCAACATCCACGTCGCCAGGATGAACCAGAACAGCAGATTGCACGCCGCGGTAAGCGGCACACCGCCGGTCATGTTGATGAGGCGCCAGGTGCCCTTGAAGCCGATCTCTCTGCGCAGGGCCGCGGGATCGCGCAGATGGACCAGCATGGTCTGCAGGTAGCCCTTGTACCAGCGCGACCGTTGCCGAATCCAGTTCACCACATCGGAATTCGCCTCTTCCAACGTCACCGAGTCCAGGATCCGGGTTCGGTAGCCGCAACGGGCAAGCCGCACACCGAGATCGGCGTCTTCGGTCACGTTGTACTCGTCCCACCCGCCGATCTCCCTCCACACGTCGGCGCGCATGTGGTTGGAGGTGCCGCCGAGCGGCACGACGCAGCGGGCCCGTTCCACCGCAGGCAGCACGACGCCGAACCATTGGTCGTACTCCAACGAGAAGAATCGCGTCAGCAGATTCTGCCGCTCGTTGAAGTAGCCGAGCCGGGCCTGCAGGCACCCGACCTCGGCGGGGGTCTGTCGGAATGCGGCGACGGCCCGACGCAGCTGCAGCGGGTCGGGGATGTCCTCGGCGTCGTAGATGGTCATCAGCTCACCGCGAAGGCCGGGCGTTGCCATGCCGTAGTTGCACGCCTTCGGCTTCGTCTTCGGCATGCTGTGCGGAACGATGATGACCCGGATGGATGTCAGATTCGCGTCGAGCAGTGCCATCTGGGTCGGCAGATCGTCTTCCTCGACGAGCAGCAGGATTTCCAGTTTGTCTCTGGGGTAGTCCAGTCGCCCCACTCCGTTGAGGAGGTTGGCGACGATGGTGGGCTCGTCGTAGACGGGCAGCAACACCGTGTACACCGGCAACTCGTCATCGGTGAGTGCCAGCGCCTCGTCGTCGGAGACCTGGATGAGTGCCGACGAGCGAATCCCGCGCAGCAGAAGATAATTCCGGTCGATGCTGGATGCGAGATAGAAGGCCGCAATCAGTGCGGTCACGGTGGGTGCGACAGCGTAGGGGAATGCGACGCCGCCGGCGATCAGGGCGGCGGTGGCAACACCCAATGCGGTCAGAGTGCGTGCGCCGAGGAGATTGCGGGCCGAAAACCGCGGGTGCAATTCCGCGGGTTGCAGGGTCTCAGTCACTTCTGTGGGAGCCTCCGGGATAGGCGGTGCCGGATCTGCCACTGATCGCGGCCACCAACTTGTCGGCGCGCTGACTCACCAGCGGATCGACGTGATCGAGGCCCTGTGGCCGCTGACGTGACAGCCACAGCCACGAGCCCACGGATGCGTCGAGGACGTCGGGCGGCTGGGGTGCCGGGGGTGCCTGATCACCCGTCAGCGACTGGCTGACGATCACGGTCACCCGCTGGAACAGTGAGCCGGCGCGTTGGGTCCAGGTCAGCGCGTACCAGTCCACCCCGCGGGCGTCGGCGGCGGCGTCGGCGTCGCTGTGGATGGCGCGGGTGCCGGCCGGGATTGCGGTGGAGGTGGCGACCGCTCGATAGCTCACCGGCCGTGCGGTCGGATACCAGACGACATCGGCGAGGTCGTCCAGAACGGCCTCGCTGGGTGTCGAGAGCACGTCGACCGCGGCGGTCGGCATGTCTTTTTCGGCCGGCACGGCATACCTGACCAGTGTGGAGCCGGGCCCGGCGAACTTGGTGACGAAGTCATAGGACGCACCGCGGGACAGACCGCTGCGGGCCGTCCAGTCCGTTGGGACCGTTCGCAGGGTCGGCGCCTCGTGCTGGTGCAGCCCAGCGGCGGCCAGGATCGCGGTGCCGACGGCGAGGAAACCCACCGTCCGCGAGGAACGATGGGGCATTGCCGCGCTGATCGAGCGTTCGGTGGAGTCTGCCGAGCGGCGATCCGGCGCAAGCCGCGCACCGAGAACCGACAGGACGGGAATGACTCCGCCTGTGACGATGATCGTGGCCAGAAACCAGGATGCGCAGCCGAACACCAGCGGTGCGCTGGCCA
This is a stretch of genomic DNA from Mycobacterium sp. ELW1. It encodes these proteins:
- a CDS encoding glycosyltransferase family 2 protein, which produces MTALGVATAALIAGGVAFPYAVAPTVTALIAAFYLASSIDRNYLLLRGIRSSALIQVSDDEALALTDDELPVYTVLLPVYDEPTIVANLLNGVGRLDYPRDKLEILLLVEEDDLPTQMALLDANLTSIRVIIVPHSMPKTKPKACNYGMATPGLRGELMTIYDAEDIPDPLQLRRAVAAFRQTPAEVGCLQARLGYFNERQNLLTRFFSLEYDQWFGVVLPAVERARCVVPLGGTSNHMRADVWREIGGWDEYNVTEDADLGVRLARCGYRTRILDSVTLEEANSDVVNWIRQRSRWYKGYLQTMLVHLRDPAALRREIGFKGTWRLINMTGGVPLTAACNLLFWFILATWMLGRPHAVEVVFPPMTYYVCLILLLIGAPMSVFVGLIVAQALGKPHLWWAAALVPLYWFLQSIAAVKAFYQLVTKPCFWEKTVHGLSEKHTVPESTGNLS
- a CDS encoding glycosyltransferase family 39 protein codes for the protein MTTVVAAPIQADSDQSAQGSTRWPGLLLFTVLTALYCAVGTVLVLRYNIFEPDAPNRVANAGFAIYARDPHLSAIGFVWNPLPSMVDIPFVALSHWWPALKYYGIAGVIQSSLFMAGAALMVRGIALDRGLPTAWRWVAVGAVALHPMIILYGGSGLSEAAEMFCLVWAVRHLMRWCDSERVGDLAWAGIALGCGYLTRYEVVPAAAGAALLVGAVTWHRSRYSDRVQSTVLNLAIIGFPIATAILVWAVTGWIINGELFATFSSQYGNSSQVAQRLAHVGRGDPGSGWLVIAARLFGMQPLTGIAVAMAVLVGVLRQQVSTVVPVAVLGATLTFAAVAQHLSMTFGWFRFYLLAIPMVVCIAVACWTSARPGAARSTADRRSTQAAAVLLTASVVVAIPVTTPLIVNEDIAYGQLESSFISLVDPVGHPPEKQSARRRLISERQLAAWLDAKKLPDGAVLMDTFLAWGVWLSSDHPKQFVITSDYDFSAALNRPWDMGIRYIVATNPRLNIPDAINRRYPDLWSTGAGIGRLIYSADGATSDEMFRVYEVIGKPVDPVSTPGAPLPVSAVEPVRPPR
- a CDS encoding NAD(P)-dependent oxidoreductase; the protein is MTTAGAVMVTGSAGFIGSALVSHLREIGRPVVGIDRDAKPAAHSLRLDLKTITAADLPRPCPPTIVHLAALSKEPGFPWRDYFANNAEATRRLCHAAGEAGVDNIVFTSSMMAFASGPWRRSESDFGDADTAYGASKLQAEEILRTWQAEKPGRRLRIVRPGVVFGPGDTGNMRRLIRGLSKGRFAYIGRDDTVKSCIYLKDMVRLLTLLTEDDGPHVTYHAVYPQPTTIHDHVDAINAAWGWDRHPRTVPYRLALAAATPFAVVDPTGARFGLHPRRIQKLQFDTNISSERLADIGFTAQYSLREAFADWRQDCGGGLPQ